From the Bacteroidales bacterium genome, one window contains:
- a CDS encoding T9SS type A sorting domain-containing protein produces MRIQTFTIIIIFCLSFHLNAQKQVVGYYPNWQWYDRSQLVNPETIFYEKYTIINYAFFRPMANGEITSTDGWADENLLLGPMVWWPVQYHDSTRSLPYLARQAGVKLLPSIGGWNDSSTFPDIAANPDKRQVFVNSCLTLINTYKFDGIDLDWEYPGYAPHGGSAADKANFTLLLQDLRLALDNLSTQTGKEYLLTSCFGAAQTHMQHIDWEGVLPLVDYVNLMTYDFHGSWDPESNHHTPLYSPAVGDPDWCFHGAFTLLTQTYGVPTEQINIGVAFYGKGLANCTQLYGSHTGYDGSTFWEDEGQPLFYNILKRMNLFTRYWDDQVKSPYLLGNTINTFVTYDDPVSIGHKAEYVMNNDIGGVIIWEITGDYIETSPGSGVIAGTPLLDTLLFVFNNTTTINKPKHDSVTIYPNPAKDFLRIISAYPVEQIQLMTMTGQVVTERKNNSIIDVSGVSDGVYLVVIKIGKETYTQKLIVTR; encoded by the coding sequence ATGCGAATACAAACCTTCACGATAATTATCATTTTTTGTCTCAGTTTTCATCTCAATGCCCAAAAACAGGTTGTGGGCTACTATCCCAACTGGCAATGGTATGATCGCAGCCAACTGGTGAATCCCGAAACCATTTTTTATGAGAAATACACGATCATCAATTACGCGTTTTTTCGTCCGATGGCGAATGGTGAGATTACCTCGACTGATGGTTGGGCGGATGAAAACCTGTTATTGGGACCGATGGTCTGGTGGCCGGTTCAGTACCATGATTCAACCAGAAGTCTTCCCTATCTTGCCCGGCAAGCCGGAGTAAAGTTATTGCCTTCGATCGGGGGTTGGAATGATTCCAGTACTTTTCCGGACATTGCTGCTAATCCGGACAAAAGACAGGTTTTTGTAAACTCGTGTCTTACCCTGATCAACACCTATAAATTCGATGGCATTGACCTCGATTGGGAATATCCGGGCTATGCGCCACATGGAGGATCGGCAGCCGATAAAGCCAACTTCACCCTCTTGTTACAGGATTTGCGGCTGGCACTGGATAATCTCTCCACCCAAACCGGAAAAGAATACCTGCTTACCTCCTGCTTTGGCGCGGCTCAAACGCACATGCAGCATATTGACTGGGAAGGCGTTTTGCCGCTGGTGGACTATGTTAACCTAATGACCTATGATTTTCACGGCTCCTGGGATCCCGAAAGCAACCATCACACTCCCCTTTATTCACCGGCTGTTGGTGATCCTGACTGGTGCTTTCATGGTGCGTTCACACTGCTTACCCAGACTTATGGAGTTCCCACTGAGCAGATCAATATCGGGGTTGCATTTTATGGTAAAGGACTGGCTAATTGCACACAACTTTATGGTTCACACACCGGTTACGACGGGTCAACTTTTTGGGAAGATGAAGGACAGCCGTTGTTTTACAACATCTTGAAAAGGATGAATTTATTCACCAGGTATTGGGATGACCAGGTAAAATCTCCATATTTGCTTGGCAATACAATCAATACGTTCGTTACTTACGACGATCCGGTTTCGATTGGGCATAAGGCAGAATATGTGATGAATAATGATATCGGGGGTGTGATCATCTGGGAAATTACGGGCGATTACATTGAAACATCACCGGGATCGGGAGTGATTGCAGGAACGCCTTTGCTGGATACACTGTTGTTTGTTTTCAACAATACAACTACCATCAACAAACCGAAACATGATTCAGTAACCATTTATCCGAATCCGGCAAAAGATTTTCTCAGGATAATTTCAGCATACCCGGTTGAGCAGATTCAGCTGATGACCATGACAGGTCAGGTGGTTACTGAGAGGAAAAACAACTCAATCATTGATGTTTCCGGTGTTTCTGATGGAGTATATCTTGTTGTGATTAAGATTGGGAAAGAGACATATACTCAAAAGCTGATCGTTACCAGATAA
- a CDS encoding cysteate synthase has product MTSLPNQTSYELQSIATGAIFQDSGWMLDAPGETSPTLIRAIYQHQQLNVKSEKFGIYRFADWLPVNRFLKGSAAPVTYKSEGLAEFLGLQNLYITFSGYWSEKGIEMPTCSFKELEAYTVCARMNPTNQKVLVVASAGNTARAFARVCSDNNIPLLLCVPEDNLDALWFDTPIKENVKLIASRKGGDYYDAIHLSALASRLEGFIAEGGAKNVARRDGMGTTVLSAATAIGRIPDYYFQAVGSGTGAIAAWEANLRLIADGRFGNHKMKLMVSQNEPFIPMYNAWKVKSRKLLEFDDDEARLEVEQIDAKVLSNRRPPYSIAGGLFDALTDSHGDVLTASNDEAREAAALFERYEGIDIHPAAAVAVASLVKEVKKNKIEKDAVIMLNITGGGEERFKSEKKLFYLKPNLVFDINPNTDEVKEKLERLY; this is encoded by the coding sequence ATGACTTCACTTCCAAACCAAACCAGCTACGAACTTCAATCCATCGCCACCGGAGCAATTTTTCAGGATTCCGGCTGGATGCTCGATGCGCCCGGTGAAACCTCACCAACGCTAATCAGAGCAATATATCAGCACCAGCAATTAAATGTAAAATCTGAAAAGTTTGGCATTTACAGATTTGCGGACTGGCTGCCGGTAAATCGGTTTCTTAAAGGCTCTGCGGCTCCTGTAACTTACAAGAGCGAGGGATTAGCAGAGTTTTTAGGGCTTCAAAATCTTTACATCACTTTCAGCGGTTACTGGTCCGAAAAAGGGATCGAAATGCCAACCTGCTCATTCAAGGAACTTGAGGCTTACACGGTATGTGCACGGATGAATCCAACCAATCAAAAAGTGTTGGTGGTTGCTTCTGCTGGAAACACCGCAAGGGCTTTTGCCAGGGTATGCTCGGATAACAATATACCTTTATTATTGTGCGTGCCGGAAGATAACCTTGATGCCCTCTGGTTTGATACGCCAATTAAAGAAAATGTCAAACTCATTGCTTCCCGCAAGGGAGGCGATTATTACGATGCCATCCACCTGTCTGCACTCGCGAGTCGCCTGGAGGGATTTATTGCCGAGGGTGGCGCAAAGAATGTCGCCCGCAGGGATGGAATGGGAACTACAGTCCTTTCGGCAGCCACCGCAATCGGGAGAATTCCGGATTACTATTTTCAGGCCGTCGGAAGCGGAACCGGCGCCATCGCTGCATGGGAGGCCAACCTGAGGCTGATTGCTGATGGCAGATTCGGAAATCATAAAATGAAACTGATGGTTTCGCAAAACGAACCATTCATCCCGATGTACAATGCATGGAAAGTGAAATCCAGAAAACTGCTCGAGTTTGATGATGATGAGGCACGTTTAGAAGTGGAACAAATTGACGCCAAGGTGCTTTCGAACAGGCGCCCCCCCTACTCTATCGCCGGTGGTTTGTTTGATGCCCTGACAGATTCACATGGCGACGTTCTCACTGCCAGTAATGACGAGGCACGCGAAGCAGCAGCATTGTTTGAAAGATATGAAGGCATTGACATCCACCCGGCTGCTGCCGTGGCAGTAGCCTCGCTGGTTAAAGAGGTGAAAAAAAATAAAATTGAAAAGGATGCTGTGATAATGCTCAATATCACCGGCGGAGGGGAAGAACGGTTTAAATCTGAAAAGAAACTTTTTTACCTGAAGCCAAACCTCGTGTTTGATATCAATCCAAACACTGATGAAGTAAAAGAGAAATTAGAGCGACTTTATTAG
- a CDS encoding carboxypeptidase regulatory-like domain-containing protein, producing the protein MKKVTSLFFMIVLLLLSGNLWTQCLTAPNGQWPSSTYTNTVCDGTMQVITTCAYTGEYSVVSVIEGNEYQFQTAVATNYLTISNSDGTVAYAFGTTPVTWTATFTGDVRFYRHISDACDYASGCIVASVSCTEPLAACLDAPNGQWPSSNYSIINCNGTPELITSIAYTGEYSLVNVVEGNTYEFSSSVGTDYLTIANETRTEAYAVGTTPVTWEAAFSGVVSFIRHLDDACNYSSASRSVYVSCAEPSIPVCLDAPNGLYPSTTFTNSVCDGTFQTVTSAAWGGEYSKVNVIEGNIYVFNSSVATDYLTIADELGTEAFIAGTTPVEWTADFSGVVRFYRHSSDACDYENVSRTVQVSCAEPPVPVCLDAPNGLYPSSIFTNSVCDGTFQTVTTAAWTGEYSMVNVTDGNTYVFSSSVATDYITIGNESGIEAITSGTTPLEWLADFTGVVRFYRHSSDACDYENVSRTVRVSCLAPPPGDDCNNPIIVDTYPYMDLGQTTCGHGNSYDATCLGSYDGGEDIMYEFTLTESWIVTITMDPKLTTWTGMLLTDICPPEATCIATVSNSGASVREIEQLLEPGTYYIMIDTWPDPDCIPDFDLSITLTSPVPPGILSGTVTDLDGNPLEGVTVNAGLAKFEATTNASGFYEFLGLEPGFYDVTFDFDFYESQLFEGVEVVSELTTTLDAVMLLSPPPFCPDLVYPGNDATNILPNATLEWAPAGPYAASGYRIYLFNTTTGEWVEENTDLGNVTTYTPAEPLDWGSYYAWLIVPYNLSGETLGCTPWFFFTSFNGTIAGTITDTNTGLPIEDATVLFESIFPNPGFTATEMTEPDGTYAFNWESGTYKVTVSKFGYQTKVFNNIVMQPNQTTTLSTTLTPYIPYTIPFVEGWDALTFAAQQWSSVPNWLVGTLGGEPVAAFIDEPRAFNYSRVLQSFFIDGRDEEQIYAQFDLDFLNYSSSTVESLTFMVNSGNGWQDIYTFDNQDGSIPWSKFTYDISGEVAGKLFLLGFRAEGADSWNIWYWVIDNILVTTEFMDVNPSALYEALPLDGNAIQQFSITNLAINDLLWEASFDPPAPWLILGEMNGSVPGFGMSTVDVTFDAIGLAPGTYNTILTISAANGLVEQSIPVTLEVYDEAFQKIMIPGANSWGYVSTYVNLDSKMMLETALADILEEMIIMIGTDGIFWPGQNINTLGEWDTYKGYKLKMGEEGLLVFFGDAVENKTVSFPAGVHIIPVLSEFPVPAADIFGGHDIEFAFDLNGGIYWPFGQIYTLETLEPGYGYLVKFNAPALLDFDVAKSNAIPNLYTSFENTTPWNNVYKTGDVHIVGISAEATSALQTGDVVGIFNPDGVCTGMSLYTGKAMAIAVFGDDLTSFSKDGMSAGEPMSVKVFSNGEIIEVEPVYNNQLPNADGLFAINGLSMITSFKGATGIGNGDAQSIRIYPNPSNGLFTIDGIDNSYKLVVMNSQGQLIYTSDKMSTNTIDLTNQPTGVYFIRLIGNDQTISHKVIIQ; encoded by the coding sequence ATGAAAAAAGTTACAAGTTTATTTTTTATGATTGTTCTTCTGCTGCTTAGCGGCAACCTATGGACGCAATGCCTCACTGCCCCTAATGGACAATGGCCTTCATCTACCTATACAAATACGGTTTGTGACGGTACGATGCAAGTCATCACCACTTGTGCCTACACTGGAGAGTATTCAGTTGTATCAGTGATTGAAGGCAATGAATACCAGTTCCAAACTGCTGTGGCCACCAATTATCTCACAATCAGTAACAGCGATGGAACTGTAGCCTATGCATTCGGCACAACGCCGGTAACATGGACAGCGACATTTACAGGTGATGTCAGGTTTTACCGGCATATTTCCGATGCATGTGACTATGCATCAGGATGCATTGTTGCAAGCGTAAGTTGTACTGAACCACTTGCTGCGTGTTTAGATGCTCCTAACGGACAATGGCCTTCATCAAATTATTCAATTATCAACTGCAATGGCACACCAGAGCTCATAACTAGTATTGCATATACCGGTGAATACTCCCTTGTAAACGTGGTTGAAGGAAATACCTACGAGTTTTCAAGTTCAGTGGGAACTGATTACCTGACGATTGCTAATGAAACAAGAACGGAAGCTTATGCTGTTGGCACAACTCCTGTAACCTGGGAGGCAGCTTTTTCCGGAGTAGTAAGTTTCATCCGCCATCTGGACGACGCATGTAATTACAGCAGCGCCAGCAGATCTGTATATGTCAGTTGTGCTGAGCCTTCAATCCCTGTTTGCCTTGATGCGCCGAACGGTCTCTATCCAAGTACCACATTTACAAATTCTGTTTGTGATGGTACGTTTCAAACTGTTACCTCTGCAGCATGGGGCGGTGAATATTCGAAAGTAAACGTAATTGAAGGAAATATTTACGTTTTCAATAGTTCGGTGGCAACTGATTACCTCACAATTGCTGATGAATTGGGTACAGAAGCCTTTATTGCCGGAACTACGCCGGTGGAATGGACAGCCGATTTTTCAGGAGTCGTGAGATTTTATCGCCATTCAAGTGATGCCTGTGATTACGAGAATGTAAGCAGAACGGTGCAGGTAAGTTGTGCTGAGCCTCCTGTCCCTGTATGCCTCGATGCGCCAAACGGTCTCTATCCAAGCTCAATATTTACAAACTCTGTCTGTGATGGTACTTTTCAAACTGTTACCACAGCAGCATGGACTGGGGAGTATTCAATGGTTAATGTAACTGATGGAAACACATACGTTTTTTCTAGTTCAGTTGCAACGGATTACATTACCATTGGAAATGAGTCAGGCATAGAAGCGATTACATCCGGCACAACTCCATTGGAATGGCTTGCTGATTTTACTGGAGTGGTAAGGTTTTATCGCCATTCAAGTGATGCCTGTGATTACGAGAATGTCAGTAGAACGGTGCGGGTAAGTTGTCTCGCCCCTCCTCCGGGCGATGATTGTAATAACCCAATTATTGTTGATACATACCCATACATGGACCTTGGGCAAACCACCTGCGGACATGGAAACTCTTATGATGCAACGTGCCTCGGTTCCTATGATGGCGGTGAAGATATCATGTATGAGTTTACACTTACTGAATCCTGGATAGTAACTATTACAATGGATCCAAAATTAACAACCTGGACAGGTATGCTGTTGACTGATATTTGTCCTCCGGAAGCAACCTGTATTGCAACAGTTTCAAACAGCGGAGCCTCTGTGAGGGAAATTGAACAATTGCTGGAACCGGGTACTTATTACATTATGATAGATACATGGCCAGATCCTGATTGCATCCCTGATTTTGATCTTTCAATCACACTTACAAGTCCAGTTCCACCAGGGATCCTTAGTGGTACTGTTACCGATCTTGACGGTAACCCGCTGGAAGGAGTTACAGTTAACGCAGGCCTTGCAAAATTTGAGGCAACGACCAATGCATCCGGTTTCTACGAATTCCTCGGACTTGAACCGGGTTTTTATGATGTGACTTTTGACTTCGACTTCTATGAATCTCAATTGTTTGAAGGTGTTGAAGTGGTATCAGAATTAACTACAACACTTGATGCGGTAATGCTGCTATCTCCCCCACCATTCTGCCCGGATTTGGTTTATCCTGGCAATGATGCCACTAATATTCTGCCAAATGCAACTTTAGAATGGGCGCCTGCCGGACCCTATGCTGCATCTGGATACAGAATCTATTTATTTAATACGACTACTGGTGAGTGGGTGGAAGAAAATACAGATCTTGGAAATGTTACCACTTACACACCTGCTGAACCGCTGGATTGGGGGTCTTACTATGCCTGGCTGATCGTGCCATACAACCTTTCGGGCGAAACACTGGGTTGTACCCCCTGGTTCTTCTTCACTTCTTTCAATGGAACCATTGCCGGAACGATAACTGATACCAACACCGGATTGCCGATCGAAGATGCTACCGTCTTGTTTGAAAGTATTTTCCCCAATCCCGGTTTTACTGCCACTGAGATGACAGAACCTGACGGGACTTATGCTTTTAACTGGGAATCTGGAACCTACAAGGTTACTGTTTCAAAATTCGGGTATCAAACCAAAGTGTTTAATAACATCGTGATGCAGCCCAACCAGACAACTACCCTCAGCACAACGCTTACCCCTTATATACCTTACACTATCCCGTTTGTTGAAGGCTGGGATGCTTTAACTTTCGCAGCGCAACAATGGAGTTCGGTACCAAACTGGTTGGTTGGAACACTTGGCGGCGAGCCGGTTGCAGCCTTTATAGATGAGCCAAGAGCTTTCAATTATTCCAGAGTGCTGCAAAGCTTTTTCATCGATGGCAGAGATGAAGAACAAATTTATGCGCAATTCGATTTGGACTTTTTGAATTATTCAAGTTCAACTGTCGAATCCCTCACATTCATGGTAAACAGCGGTAACGGATGGCAGGATATTTACACATTCGACAACCAGGATGGTAGTATCCCGTGGTCCAAATTTACCTATGATATTTCCGGTGAAGTTGCCGGTAAACTCTTTTTATTGGGTTTCAGGGCTGAAGGAGCAGATTCCTGGAATATCTGGTATTGGGTTATTGACAACATTCTGGTAACTACTGAATTTATGGATGTTAATCCATCAGCTCTGTATGAGGCACTTCCGTTAGATGGAAACGCAATACAACAATTTAGTATTACAAACCTGGCCATCAATGATCTCCTCTGGGAGGCTTCATTTGATCCACCCGCCCCATGGCTCATTTTAGGTGAGATGAATGGCAGTGTACCCGGATTTGGGATGTCAACCGTTGATGTTACATTTGATGCTATTGGATTAGCTCCAGGTACTTACAACACTATACTTACTATCTCCGCAGCCAATGGCCTTGTTGAGCAATCAATCCCTGTCACCCTTGAAGTTTACGATGAAGCCTTCCAGAAAATCATGATCCCGGGAGCTAACAGCTGGGGCTATGTCTCCACCTACGTTAACCTGGACAGCAAAATGATGCTTGAAACCGCTCTGGCAGACATTCTCGAAGAGATGATCATCATGATCGGAACCGACGGTATCTTCTGGCCTGGCCAGAACATCAATACGCTCGGCGAATGGGATACCTACAAAGGTTACAAACTGAAAATGGGCGAAGAAGGATTGCTTGTTTTCTTCGGCGATGCTGTAGAGAATAAAACAGTAAGTTTCCCCGCCGGTGTGCATATTATTCCGGTACTGAGCGAATTCCCTGTTCCTGCCGCAGATATCTTCGGCGGACACGATATCGAGTTTGCTTTTGATCTAAACGGTGGAATCTACTGGCCATTCGGACAGATTTACACACTCGAAACTCTGGAGCCGGGTTACGGTTACCTGGTAAAATTCAATGCTCCGGCATTACTCGACTTTGATGTTGCAAAGAGCAATGCAATTCCAAATCTTTACACATCATTTGAAAATACGACTCCCTGGAATAATGTTTACAAAACAGGTGATGTCCACATTGTAGGTATTTCTGCTGAAGCAACCTCAGCTTTGCAGACTGGCGATGTTGTTGGTATTTTCAACCCGGATGGCGTTTGCACCGGTATGTCGTTGTACACAGGCAAAGCCATGGCCATTGCAGTATTTGGCGACGACTTGACATCTTTCTCGAAAGATGGAATGAGTGCAGGTGAACCAATGAGTGTGAAGGTATTCAGCAACGGAGAAATCATTGAAGTTGAACCTGTTTACAATAACCAACTTCCAAATGCTGACGGACTGTTTGCCATTAATGGCCTCTCTATGATCACCTCATTTAAGGGTGCTACCGGAATTGGCAATGGAGATGCACAGTCAATCCGCATCTATCCGAATCCATCAAATGGCTTATTCACCATTGACGGCATTGACAACTCATACAAACTGGTAGTAATGAACTCTCAGGGTCAGCTTATTTACACCAGCGATAAAATGAGTACAAATACCATTGATCTTACTAATCAACCAACAGGCGTTTACTTTATCAGGCTGATTGGCAATGACCAAACCATTTCACACAAAGTGATTATACAATAA